A single Silvibacterium dinghuense DNA region contains:
- a CDS encoding tyrosine-type recombinase/integrase: MLYLDQLDLDALLSFRSTWTEGALVRVKKQERVIGFFWACFRRNFIQQNPALGLSKIRTHQIPTDYFPRDEFAKIIAATYVYGDARGGFIPIENTRVRLRTLTLLMRWSGLRIRDAVILERHRLHGDNLLLYQAKTGQPVYVPLPPDVAEALRAIPEGPKPNPRYFFWSGNGLPKSAVADWQRSYRRLFEIANIRKLDGEKKRCHPHMFRDTFAVEMLLAGVPLDQVSILLGHSSVKITEKHYAPFVKARQLQLQASVRAAWSVGDSSPGGVDTAMRVSTSGPIESFTHELQTELNRS, from the coding sequence TTGCTCTATCTCGACCAGTTGGATCTCGACGCACTGCTTTCGTTCCGGAGCACCTGGACAGAAGGAGCTCTCGTCCGGGTGAAGAAACAGGAGCGCGTGATCGGGTTCTTCTGGGCCTGCTTCCGTCGCAACTTCATTCAACAGAATCCCGCTCTTGGCCTCAGCAAGATTCGAACCCATCAGATTCCCACCGACTACTTTCCGCGCGACGAATTCGCGAAGATCATCGCTGCGACTTATGTCTATGGCGATGCTCGCGGTGGGTTCATACCGATCGAAAACACACGGGTTCGTCTCCGCACCCTGACCCTGCTCATGCGATGGAGTGGCCTCCGCATCCGCGATGCGGTCATTCTCGAACGACATCGATTGCATGGCGACAATCTACTTCTCTACCAGGCGAAGACCGGTCAGCCTGTCTATGTTCCGCTTCCGCCTGATGTAGCCGAGGCGCTTCGAGCCATCCCGGAGGGCCCCAAGCCTAATCCGCGCTACTTCTTCTGGAGCGGGAACGGGCTCCCCAAGAGCGCTGTTGCGGACTGGCAACGAAGCTACCGCCGTCTCTTTGAGATTGCGAACATCAGGAAATTAGATGGCGAAAAGAAGCGCTGCCATCCTCATATGTTTCGCGATACCTTTGCGGTTGAGATGCTGCTGGCCGGTGTTCCCCTAGATCAGGTCTCAATCTTGCTCGGTCACTCTTCGGTGAAGATCACAGAAAAACACTACGCACCCTTCGTAAAAGCCAGGCAGCTTCAACTCCAGGCAAGTGTGCGCGCCGCTTGGAGTGTCGGTGACTCATCACCCGGAGGGGTAGACACCGCTATGCGCGTATCAACTTCAGGACCGATCGAATCGTTCACACACGAATTACAGACGGAGCTGAATCGGTCGTGA
- a CDS encoding tyrosine-type recombinase/integrase, whose product MRKDRGPAYWQARYWDDVVTEPGKIERKRRSVNLGYLEDVPTKREAQQKLAVILKPINDRARIPKMRITFREFIEKYRSLKLANKKQTTMRGYETNIRVHYLPVFGATRLADISSETVQAFLNGKTIEGKAVQTIKNLKWGLSSIFVAAIKYGYMSSNPAQGTELPPESIRERKEFPSLAELNLLIERLHEPISTAVWLVAVSSVRPNELAFKWKDLDVEQRMLWVVRAVNRGKLHTPKYHRANRPLRLTEADVQRLLNLKFRMKAKDGDWVFPNSHDTGPIRHEDVLGRCIQPVAKELGLPHITWRLIRHWGATQMIALGVPIKAVQERLGHSRPNVLLDHYVHVLEESAEMAAATLSTRLVGGLSSGNPVEI is encoded by the coding sequence TTGCGTAAGGATCGTGGTCCAGCATATTGGCAGGCACGCTATTGGGACGATGTCGTTACTGAGCCGGGCAAGATAGAGCGGAAACGACGCTCTGTGAACCTCGGGTATTTGGAAGATGTTCCTACGAAAAGAGAGGCCCAGCAAAAACTAGCCGTAATTCTCAAGCCAATCAATGATCGCGCTCGAATTCCGAAGATGCGGATCACTTTTCGTGAGTTCATCGAAAAATATCGCTCATTAAAGCTAGCAAATAAGAAGCAAACAACAATGCGTGGCTATGAAACGAATATTCGTGTTCACTATCTTCCTGTCTTTGGTGCAACGAGGCTGGCGGATATTTCGAGCGAAACAGTACAAGCATTTCTCAACGGAAAGACAATTGAAGGCAAAGCTGTCCAAACAATCAAAAACCTGAAGTGGGGATTGAGCTCCATCTTCGTTGCAGCAATAAAGTATGGATACATGTCATCGAACCCGGCGCAAGGAACCGAACTTCCTCCAGAGTCGATCCGTGAACGTAAGGAGTTTCCATCTCTTGCAGAGCTAAATTTATTGATTGAACGACTGCACGAACCGATCAGCACGGCAGTATGGTTGGTCGCGGTGAGCTCCGTTCGTCCGAATGAACTGGCATTCAAGTGGAAGGATCTGGATGTCGAGCAGAGAATGCTGTGGGTAGTGCGTGCTGTGAATCGAGGGAAATTGCACACGCCAAAATACCATCGCGCGAATCGACCGCTTCGTCTAACGGAGGCGGATGTTCAGCGCCTGCTTAATCTCAAATTCAGGATGAAGGCTAAGGACGGCGATTGGGTGTTTCCAAACTCGCACGACACGGGGCCTATTCGGCACGAAGATGTCTTGGGCAGATGCATTCAACCTGTTGCAAAAGAACTCGGGCTACCGCACATCACTTGGCGGTTGATACGACATTGGGGAGCAACTCAGATGATTGCCCTGGGCGTCCCCATCAAAGCCGTGCAGGAGCGTTTAGGGCATTCTCGTCCCAATGTTCTCCTCGACCACTATGTCCATGTCCTCGAGGAGTCGGCAGAGATGGCTGCGGCTACACTCAGTACACGTTTAGTGGGAGGACTTTCTTCGGGGAATCCGGTAGAGATATGA
- a CDS encoding LytR/AlgR family response regulator transcription factor, whose translation MKTRVLIVDDEPIARRGIRRYLAEHDGIEVVGEAANGISAAERINELHPDIVFLDVQMPDLDGFGVIENVDPENGPAPVYVFITAHDAHAIRAFEVHAVDYLLKPYDKERFAKALVHARQVFEQRKETNRNLEPLLQSLRSLRPLERFVVKDKRRIFFVPVSNVSWIEATGNYVCIHTANDSHLLRETLTRLEEKLAPHHFIRVKKSAMVNGACISEIRPMFDGVYDIVLAGGTVVTSSRRYAYKLRALLES comes from the coding sequence TTGAAGACGCGAGTCCTCATCGTCGATGACGAACCGATCGCCCGGCGCGGTATCCGCCGCTATCTGGCCGAACACGACGGTATTGAAGTTGTAGGCGAGGCGGCAAACGGAATCAGCGCGGCGGAGCGGATCAATGAGCTTCATCCCGACATCGTTTTTCTCGATGTGCAGATGCCTGATCTGGATGGCTTTGGAGTTATCGAGAATGTAGATCCAGAGAACGGCCCCGCTCCCGTATATGTATTTATTACGGCCCACGATGCGCACGCCATTCGCGCATTCGAAGTGCACGCAGTGGACTATCTTTTGAAACCCTACGATAAGGAGCGTTTTGCCAAGGCACTGGTTCACGCACGCCAGGTCTTCGAACAGCGTAAGGAAACTAATCGAAACCTTGAACCACTGCTCCAATCCCTCCGTAGCCTCCGCCCGTTGGAACGCTTTGTGGTTAAGGACAAAAGGCGGATTTTCTTTGTTCCTGTTTCCAACGTTTCGTGGATCGAAGCTACAGGAAATTATGTCTGTATACACACTGCCAACGACAGTCACCTGTTGCGGGAAACCCTGACTCGCCTGGAGGAGAAACTGGCGCCACACCACTTTATTCGCGTGAAGAAATCAGCGATGGTGAACGGTGCCTGCATTAGCGAGATTCGTCCGATGTTCGATGGGGTTTACGACATCGTACTGGCTGGAGGAACAGTGGTCACGTCGAGCCGGAGATACGCTTACAAGTTACGGGCGCTGCTGGAATCCTAG